Within the Gordonia westfalica genome, the region CGACGCGGCGGTCACTCGCCGGGCGCCGGCTCCGTCTCGATCGTGATCGGTACCCCGGCCGCGATCAGCAGCCGGCACGGGGCGGCGCTGTCGTGGTACAGATTCAGCCATTCGTGACCGCGCGTCCCGTCGGAATACACCGCATCGAGGGTGCGGTTCAGCCGGGCCTCCGCCTCCTTGGTGATGATGTAGCGCTGGTCGCCGTAGCGCAGGTAGCGATTGGGCACCGAGACCTCCTCTGTGATGGGGGATTGCCGGCCTCCAGTGTGATCCACGACACGCCCACGAGCGGTACTTCGGTCGAAACCGGCGACGTCCACGGTGTTCGTGCCGGTGGCGACGGCCGGTGGGCGCGGGCCGTGCTGCGGTGGCTCACCGATCGAAGATGGCCACTACACTGACGGCAGGTTACGAGCGTGGGTTGCCCTGAGGGGCGTGACGGGCGGGATTGTGTCGGGTGAGTGTTGACGAGTCGGTGGGCGTCCCGCGGCCGGGTGAGTCCTCGAAGCGCGGTGAGGGCAGCTCGGCTGAGGACACGACCTCGACGGATGTGAACCTGTCGAAGACGGCCGGACAGGGTGATCCCGCTCCGCAGGCGTCGGAGGCCGACCCGCCGCGGATCGCGCCGGTCCTCGAGGACCTGGCCGCCGCCGCGGAGATGGAGGCCGAACCGGAGAACCGTCGCGACCTGACCATGGTCCGACGCATCGCCGTCACCGCCTGGTTCGTGCTGATGGGCGTACACATCGCCCTCGAGGGCCTGGCCTTCGACCGCACCCGGCTGATCATCCTGATGTGCCTCGGCCTGGCCGCGGCGAGCATCGGGCGCCGCAAGTTCATCACGATCATTCTCGACTGGGCCCCGTTCGCCCTGATCCTGATCCTCTACGACTGGACGCGCAACATCGCGCAGATCGTCGGCATGCCCACGCACTGGCATCTCGCGATCGACTTCGACGCCTTCTTCTTCGGCGGCGTCACGCCCACGGCGTGGCTGCAGGAGCAGCTCAAGCAGGCGAGCCCGCCGTGGTGGGAAGTCATCGTCAGCGTCGTCTACATGTCGTACTTCATCATTCCCTATGCCGTGGCAGCATGGCTCTGGCTCAAGGACCGTGCGGCCTGGCGCCGGTACGCGGCCTGCTTCGTCGCGACGACCTTCCTGGCCCTCGTCGGATACACCCTCGTGCCCGGTGCCCCGCCGTGGGCGGCCGCACGATGCACCGCGGCCGAGGTGCAGGACTATCCGCGTGATCCGATCTGCATGTATTCGCAGGAGGCCAACGAACCGGGTGGGCTGCTCGGCCCGCTGGACAACGCGTACCCCGACGCGAATCCGTACGTCGAGCGCATCTCGGCGCGTGGCTGGAATTATCTGAACATCCACGCCGCGTCGAACCTGGTCACTCTCGGGCAGGGCAAGTCCAACCTCGTCGCGGCCATCCCGTCGCTGCATGCCGGCCTCACCATGCTGCTGGCGCTGTTCATGTGGCCACGGGTCAAGGCGCTCGGAAAAACGCTCTACATGGGCTACGCGCTGGCGATGGCGTTCGCGCTCACCTACACCGGCGAGCACTACATCTTCGACATCGTGCTCGGCTGGGCGCTCGCCGCGGCGGTGATCGGGGTGTACCAGATCGTCGACCGGAAGTACCTCATACCGCGCCAGAAACGCCTGGCCGCCGAGGCCGAAGCGGAAGCTGCCGGGATCGAATCCGACAGCGAGGACCCGGACGCGGAGAAGGTGTCGACGCCCGCGTCCTGACGTCGCTAGCCTGGGACAGGTGAGCTCGCGTAGGGCCCGGACGATTCGACGGTACCGGGGGCTGATCCTTCCTCTCGTGCTCGCGGTGATGCTCATGCACACCGTGATCGCGGGTCCGGCCGCGACGGACGGCGGCCCCGGCTCCCATTCCCCCGCCGGTCATCAGGCGGCGGCGACGTCGCATCCCGGCATGACGCCCGCTGCGATGATCGGTGAGGCCCCGTCGATGTCCGGAGCGGACTGCGGCGATCACGACCACGGTTGTGTGTTCATCCGAGCCGCCGACCTCGATCTCCCGGCCGCCGCGCTCGTCCTGCTCGCCTGGGCATTCCTGTCCCTGTCGGCGGCTGCACTGTACCGCCGGGCCCGTCGGCGCGTCGTCGTCCTCGGACGTCCGCCCCCGTGGGCCATCCACTCCCACCTGCAGTTGCAGGTGATCCGCTGCTGAGGAGACGTCCGCGGGCCGATGGGTCCGCCATGTCGTCATATCCGAAAACCCTCAGCAGCAAGGAAAACCGATGTCTGTACACCGCAATGCAACTGTTCGACGCCGCGCCGCGACCGGGATCGCCCTGGGAGCAGCCGTCGCACTCGCCCTCGCCGGCTGTTCATCCGACGAATCGCCCTCCGGCACAAACACTGCCGACCGCCCGGCGACATCGTCACCGGCGGGCGCGTCCGCTCCCGACCGATCACCCGCGCCGGCCCACAACGACGCCGACGTCGACTTCACCACCGAGATGATCCCGCATCATCGCCAGGCGGTGATGATGGCCGAACTCGTCGAGGGTCGGACACAGAATCGCGAACTCATCGAGCTCGCGGACACGATCGAGGACGCTCAGGAAGACGAGATCGACCAGATGGCAGCCCGACTCAGGTCATGGGGCGTCCCGATGGGGGAGCACATGGACGGGGACATGGATCACGGGGGTATGGGACCCGGGGGTGACGGCGGAATGGGCCACGGGGACATGCCGGGGATGATGTCCCCCGCGGAGATGGTGGCGCTCCGGAACGCCAGTGGCGCCGAGTTCGATCGACTCTGGCTCGAGGGCATGATCCGTCACCATGAGGGGGCCATCGCGATGGCCGACGAGGAACTCGCGCACGGCATCGATCCGGCGAGCAGAGCCCTCGCCACGCAGGTGAAGAAGACCCAACAGGCCGAGATCGACCAGATGCGGGCGATGCTCGGGCAGGGCTGAGCGGACGACGGAGCGGGGGCGGTCCCGGAGTCCGGAACCGCCCCCGCCTCGTCGGAAATCCTGCGTCAGCGTTTGAGCGGCAACCGCATCAGATAGACCTGGTAGCCGATCGAGATCGAGTACGTGAAGAAGAGGGTGCTGCCCTTCGACCACGGGTGGATGTACGGCGCATACCCGGTGTACGGGTCGGCGGACGGTGCCACGAGCTCACCCGAAGTCCAAGGGCCCCAAGGGTTGTCGGCGGTCCGGAGGGTCACGCCGATGTCCTGGCTGGCCAGCGAGATGTACTTGCCGAGATAGTCGTTCCAGGCGACGGACATCTCGCCGGTCGGCGCGCCCATCACCGGGGTGGCGACGCCGGGGTTGTTGCGGACCCAGCGGCCGTAGGAGAAGTAGTCCCACTTGCCGAGGTTCTCGATGTCCTTCTCGTCCACCCGGGCGAGATAGACGCCGCCCCAGCGGCCGTCGGGCGTGCCGTAGTAGTAGACGGTCTTGCCGACCTTCAGGAAGGCGACCATCTGAAACTTCTTGTTGCCGCCGCCGTTGGGGCGGAAAGCGTTGAGCGCACGCCAGTTCTCGCCGTTGTCGTCGGACACCACGAGGCCCGACCAGTTGGTCGTCCAGATTCCCGGCGAATCCCACCGTTTGACCGACATGACGGTCATGTACTGCTTGCCGTTGGCGGCGACGCCCGCGGTCGGGATGATGGTGACCTCGCGGCGGACATTCGGCTTCAGGAGCCGCTTCGCGTGGCCGGGGCGGCCGGCGTGCGAGGTGAACGTCATGCCGTCGGCCAGGTTGCGGTCGGTGCTGCGCAGCAGGACATTGGACCGCCAGTAGTACAGCTCCCCGTACAGCAGTGACCAGCCGTTGAACGACTGGGTGTCGCCGAAGGCGGTGAGGATCTCGCCACGGCCGTTGTCCCACATGACGCCCAGGTCGGTGCCCACGATGTTGTGGCGACCCACGGTGTCGTTCATGGCGAACGGGCCGGTGAGGCGATTGACGATGGTCGCCGGACCCGCGGCGTTCGCGGCGTGAGCGGGTGAGGCGGTCAGCGTTGTCGTCAGCGCAACAGCGAGTGTCGAGACGACGAGACCCAGGAGAAGCCGATGAAGGCGTCGTGTCATGGGCGTGACCCTATCAAGACCTGAGGCGCATGTGGGAAGTATTTTACCTGGCTAAGTACCCTTTTTTTGCTCAACCTTCGCGATAACGCTTGGTGGTGTCCACGGTGGTGAAGTCGATCTGCGACGCCGCGTTGTTCACCGCCGTGACGAGGGCGGTGCCGAACATCCCGCCGGTGTCGTAGAGCCCGGTGGTGCTCACCGAGACGCCGTCGTGCTCGACGTGATGGTCGGCTTCGACCCCGATTCGCTCGCCCTGAGGTAGACGGCTGATCGCCACGGTGAGGTCGCAGTTGATGAACCCGATGCCCTCGCTTCCCCAATTCGACATCAGACTGGCCGATTCGGCGCTGATGACGGCGCGCTGGAACGGCGTCAGCTCCGTGCCGCGGACGAGCGGGGCCGCGCGGGTCCAGATCCGCTTGCGGTTGCCGTTCTGGTGATTGGCCATCGTGGGGTCCCACTCGCCGAGCGCACCGTCGGGTGAGTCGGACGAGAAGAGGGGAGCGAGGCCGTCCGGTGTCGTGGTGGGCGGTCGGAAGGTCACGGTCTCGGCCGGGCGGTGCCATCGCT harbors:
- a CDS encoding DUF305 domain-containing protein; this encodes MSVHRNATVRRRAATGIALGAAVALALAGCSSDESPSGTNTADRPATSSPAGASAPDRSPAPAHNDADVDFTTEMIPHHRQAVMMAELVEGRTQNRELIELADTIEDAQEDEIDQMAARLRSWGVPMGEHMDGDMDHGGMGPGGDGGMGHGDMPGMMSPAEMVALRNASGAEFDRLWLEGMIRHHEGAIAMADEELAHGIDPASRALATQVKKTQQAEIDQMRAMLGQG
- a CDS encoding phosphatase PAP2 family protein, yielding MSVDESVGVPRPGESSKRGEGSSAEDTTSTDVNLSKTAGQGDPAPQASEADPPRIAPVLEDLAAAAEMEAEPENRRDLTMVRRIAVTAWFVLMGVHIALEGLAFDRTRLIILMCLGLAAASIGRRKFITIILDWAPFALILILYDWTRNIAQIVGMPTHWHLAIDFDAFFFGGVTPTAWLQEQLKQASPPWWEVIVSVVYMSYFIIPYAVAAWLWLKDRAAWRRYAACFVATTFLALVGYTLVPGAPPWAAARCTAAEVQDYPRDPICMYSQEANEPGGLLGPLDNAYPDANPYVERISARGWNYLNIHAASNLVTLGQGKSNLVAAIPSLHAGLTMLLALFMWPRVKALGKTLYMGYALAMAFALTYTGEHYIFDIVLGWALAAAVIGVYQIVDRKYLIPRQKRLAAEAEAEAAGIESDSEDPDAEKVSTPAS
- a CDS encoding DUF4185 domain-containing protein, whose amino-acid sequence is MTRRLHRLLLGLVVSTLAVALTTTLTASPAHAANAAGPATIVNRLTGPFAMNDTVGRHNIVGTDLGVMWDNGRGEILTAFGDTQSFNGWSLLYGELYYWRSNVLLRSTDRNLADGMTFTSHAGRPGHAKRLLKPNVRREVTIIPTAGVAANGKQYMTVMSVKRWDSPGIWTTNWSGLVVSDDNGENWRALNAFRPNGGGNKKFQMVAFLKVGKTVYYYGTPDGRWGGVYLARVDEKDIENLGKWDYFSYGRWVRNNPGVATPVMGAPTGEMSVAWNDYLGKYISLASQDIGVTLRTADNPWGPWTSGELVAPSADPYTGYAPYIHPWSKGSTLFFTYSISIGYQVYLMRLPLKR